GGAAGTCCGGGTTCTTCTTGCCGAACAGCCGGTAGCGGTACTTCACCGGCTTGGCCGTGAACTGGCCGTCCGGATCGATGCCGCGCCAGGCGATGCGCACCACCGGAGTGACGATGGGCGTGAATACGGAGTTGGGAGAAGGCGACTCGATGAACACCTGGGGGGCCACGGTGTACGAGAAGAACGTGCGCCACACGGGCGTCGAGAGGGCGCCCTTGTCGTCGACGGCGGCGATGGCGAAGGTGTGGAAGTCGGTGGCGTTGAGGTAGTCCGATGCCGCCGACTCCGGCGTCGTCGCGCGGAAGAAGATGATCTCCTCGTTCTTGTTCGTGGGAGACCAGATCGGCAGTCCTTGGTCGTTCTTGAGCGCGAGTTCGACGCTGTCCGGCCTCGGTGGGTCGACCGAGATGACGAAGTGATCCACGCGACCGTCCGGATCGTAGCCCACCCAGTTCATGCGGTAGGCATAGAAGTACGGATCCGAAGAGCTGGCCCGGATCGGCGCCTGGGTGAGGCGGACCTCCGGCGGCAGGTTGTCGCGGAAGACCGTGTCCACCGACTTCGAACACCCCGCGGCACCCAGGGCTGAAAGCCCCAGGACCACCTGGTACGTCAGGGTCCAGAGCTTGTTCTTCATGGCTTCGCTCCTACTGGGTGTAGCTCGTCTGAACCCGGTCGGCTCGTATCGAGAGAAGAGGATTGGGTGGACCCCGCCTTCGCGTAATAGATGGGGATCCGCAACGTCACGCACCGTCCCGTCCCCGGGACCTCTTCGCACTGCTCGCAATCGCACAGCTCGATCTCGAGCGTACAAGGCCCCCCGGCGAGGAAGGATGGCACGAGCAGAGTGATGTTCTGTTGATTCACGTAGGCGTGGTTGTCCACGAAGGTCAGGGGAGCGCCCTGGAGGTCCTGGCCGATGACCTTCAGTTTCGTCCGTAACATGATGTTGGGGCTCGGGCCGCCGGGCGGCGTGTTGCTTCCGGGCAGAAACGGGTCGGTGTCTCCGGCGATGATGCGCAGATCCCAGAGGAGCGAGGTGAAGGTATCGACGACCGCCGTGCGGGGCCGGAACAAGGGATGCCCGGTCTCGAAGTACGGCGGCTTATCGACGTAGAAGGCCATGACCAGAGGGCGGAGAGCCTGCTCTGCCGGAGTTGCCGTGCCGTTCTCGACCCGGGTCACGAGGTCGCGTCCATCCGTCACTCTTCGGTCACGATCTCCGTCGGCATCCTCCGCCTGCATGACGACGAAGGCCCGACCCGCCTGGAAGATCGGATGATAACCCGCGATCCGCTGAAGGTTGAATACATCGTTGGGGTCGTAGATCGGGTAGAGCCCGCTCAAGGCGGTACGGCTGGGCTGATTCCCGGGCGTCAGCGACATGGTCACGACCGACTTGAAGCCGATGGGTGAGCCGTTGGCGGGCCCGGGCACCAGAACCGGCCCGTCCTGGGCGATGAACTCCGGGAACTTGTAGTTCCCATCATCGTCCTTGTCCCGCATGATCGGATTCACCTTCACCGCGTATCTCGAATCCTTGTCGTAGCCGCCCCCATGGATCACCAGCCACGAGTTGAGGTGGACCGTGTCCCCCTCTTGCCGGACCCAGACCGTGTCCTTCCAGATCTCCAGGAACGTCCGCCGGCTCGTCCGAGATGCCGGGAGGATGAAGGTCGAGTCCTGGCTCATCAGACTGCCCTGGATCGGCCCCTGCAAATGGCCGCCGAAGAGCGTCGTGTAGCGCTCGCCGTTGGGCTTGCTGAAGAACGAGGGACTGTTGCGATCGGGCCCGGACCACCAGGTGTCCGGCGAGTAATTGAGCTGGAAGCGGCGCGTGCTGTCCCGTGTGCCGAACGCCTGATCGACCGCGCGCAGCACGAAGATCTTCCGGCCTGGCGCCGGGGGGATGGTGTCGCTGGGCGGGATTCCGTCGTTGTAGGTGACCTCGGTGACCTCGGGGCCGACCTCGATGAACCGGGGCTCATCGAGCTTGTAGCGAAAGCCCGTGACCACCGTCTGCGCGATCTGGACCTCGCCATGCCACTTGATGCGGATGGTCGAGCGTGCGGGACAGGTGTCTCGCGGCGTCGGATTCTGAATGTTGTCCACGTCGGTGACGTATACGGTGTCCGCTCTGGCGGTCACGCCGCCCCCCGGGCTGGGGATGTAGATGGTGCCGACGCAGCGGCACTCCTCGATCACCGGGATGGGCGGGAAGCGATCCTGCGAATTGAAGATGAACCGCGCGGGTGTGGGGTCGGGCTTTCCGAGGTTGTCCACCGAGTAGATGTAGAAGGCGTGCTGGCGGTCGGGGATGTCCTCGGCGACGTTGAAGATGAAGAAACTGTCGGTCTTGGTCGTGAAGTGGTAGTCCTGCGGCTTCGGACCCGGGAGCTGCGGAAGGAAGGGCTGACCGGGCAATGGCCTGGGAATCGTCTCCACGACGGCCCAATAGAATCCGGAAACCGCGCCGTCCCTGTCGGATCCCGCCCAATAGACATGGAAGCGGACCGGGATCGTTCCCGGGAACGGGAAACCGATGATCTCCCCGCGCTCATTCTTGACCGTGATGGTGTCCGACGGTGCCGCGGTGATCCAGGTTTCCGGGGCTTGGTTTCTGTCGATGTTCGGGGTCAGCGGACTCCTGCATCCGATTCCCACATATGCCAGCAATAGAAAAAGAACAACCCCGACACGCAAGCGCATCAGCGCCCTCCAAAGCCCAGTCTTGTAAAGGGAGTGCTCGAAGGCTATCCGGGCTACAGAGCTCCGTCAAGCCTCAAATGCCCCAATTGGCGGGGTTTGGAGAGGGCTGCGAGGCAGCAGGGTTGCCCTGAACCGCCGGGTTGCCCTGAACCACCGGGTTGCGTTTCGGACTCGCGTCGCCTCCGCATCCTGCTCCGGCGCGCCCCCCTCTCGACGGGCGACCGGGTTGCCCGAACCGCCTGGTTGCGGTGAAGGACCGTCCGCAGACGGCCGCAGCCAGGGATGGCGGAGGCCGGGCTCCAGCAACCGGGCGTTCAGGCCATCCTGTCGAGGCTTGGCAGACGCCATAAAACGCCGATGGGCGGGGATTGCTCCCCGCCCATCGAACGTTACTCGACTGAAGGTGCTTAGTTCGCCAGCACCGCCAGCTTCTTCTGGCTCGTCCAGGACGAAGTCTTGAGCTGGTAGAAGTACACACCGCTCTTGACCTTCGCGCCCGCGTCACTCGTCCCATCCCAGACCACCACGTGCTCGACACCGGCGGTGAAGTTGCGATCAGCCAACGTCTTCACCACACGACCGGTCACGTCGTAGATCTTGATGTTGACCTTGTCGGCCTTCGACAGCCCGAACGCGATTCGGGCCTGGCCGGAGTGCATCGGGTTGCTGGACTTCAGGTTCATGTACGACAGGAACGCGGAGCCATTGCCGTTCTCATTGCCATCGCCCACACCAACGGGCGCGCCCTGAGGTCCGCAGAACCCACCGGCCACGATCGTCAGAGCCTTGAAGATGTAGGCCCTGAGTCCCGCGTTGCTGACCGGCAGAATCGGAGCGCCGCTCGTCGCGCTGTAGGTAATGATGCCGCCGATACGCTGGATACGCGAGCCATCCAGATACGAGATGTGCTCACGGGCACCTGCGTTCGGGGCGTAGACCGACGCGACGTACGGGCCGGATGCACCCACGTTCTCGTGCAGGACCTGAGCCGCTGCGGTCGGAACCGCGGCGTTCACGTTCAGCACGTCGTTTTCGAGACCGCAGCCGTCGCTGAGGCCGAACTTCATGCCGGAGAGGCCGAAGCCAGCACCCGCGACGTCGAGGGCCGAACCAGACACCGGATCATAGTTCGCCACCTGCTTCGGGTTGCTCGAGAAGGTCCGGTAGACAGGGCTTCTGAGGCTGGCACCGAAGTACGCGCTCAGGAATCCCGCGCCGCCGGTCGGACCGCCCGGATTCGACAGGTCTTCGCAGAAGCCGGCGCCGATGACGAACACCGAGCGAGGCTTCGCGGTCCCCGTGGGGATCGCCGCGAAGTCGTTCAGCATTGCCATGTCGTCGTCGGTACGGTTCGGAATACGACCGAAGAAGCTGGTCGTGATCGAGCCCGTCAGGAAGACCATCGTCCGGTACCAGTTCCGCAGCATGTCGCCGGTGGGACCGGTACGGGCACCCTTGCCTGTGATGAGCTCGCCGGCAAGAGGCTGGAACGCGGAGCGATTCGAAAGCCAGGCGGCGCCCGTCGTCTGCGACTCGCCAGCGGTGGTGTTCCACAGATCCCAGTACGACCCCGGCTGTCCGCCGTTGTCGCGACGGGCGATCGAGTCGTCGCTGCCGATGCTGCCGTCGTCGGCGTTCAGGATGACGCCCTGATCGCCGCGAGCACGCCACCCGTTGTGGGCGCCGCGCTTGTTGGCATTGGTGAGACCGATCGAGTCCGCGACCGAGACGAAGAAGAACTCGTCGAAGGTGCGGTCATGAACGTCGTCCACCAGCATGCACGCCATGCCCACGCCACCCACGCCCCAGGCCGCATCCTTCCAGCGGTCCGGAAGCACGCTGAAGTGGTACCAGCGCGCCGCGTCGGCGAAAGCGTTGAACACGAAGTTCGTGTCAGGCAGGTAGTCCACCGGAGCCGAAGCGCCCGGCGAACGGCGGAAGAAGTACTGCACGTGGGCGCCAGGCGTCAGCAACCCATCCGGAATGATCTTGGTGTATTCGTACGTCCGGCCCGGCGGCAAGCCGTTCTCGGAAGGCGATACGCCCGAAGTGAGGTCAGACGTCCACAGCGGCGGATACGCCGAGAAGGACGTCGCGCCGCAGATCATGTTGCACGTCGCGGCAGACGACGTGCTGGCGCAGCCCGTGCCGCGGCCCAGCGAAGGATCCACCACGAAGCAGCGGTTCTTCGCCTGACCGAGGACCGTGTACTTGGGATCCAGCTCGTGGTAGTTCGACACCCACTGGCCAGCGTCGAGCACAGGGAGATTCGTTCCCAGGTTCAAGCACGGGAACAGGTTCGACTCGAGCGTGTCCATGCGGGCGCTGTTCCACTTGTTCGGATCCCAGTTGTTGCCGTTCAGATGACCAGGACCCGACACGCCGTTGCCGCCCGTTCCGAACGCGCCGTTGTTCGCCATGTAAGCCCCAAAGAACTTCTGGGTGGCGGTCAGCGCGCCGTTGCCAGGATCGGCCACGGTTGCCGCGGCCGTGCTGGTCGGGATGCGACGGATGCCGCTGTTCCGGTTACCGATCGTCACGTAGTTGCCGACACCCGGAAGGATGCGGAACACGAGGTCGACGCGGATATTGGGCACCACACCGGTCTGCACCCAGCACGAGTCGCCCTGGATCGAGGGCCTGGTGAGACCGATGTTCGCAACGTGAGCATTGAAGCCGCTCTTCACGTGCGCCGCACAGGTGTCGAAGTTCGTACTCGTGAAGTTCGTCGTGCTCGTCGCCGGGAAGGCGTCCGAGTACTTGTACCACGGTGACACCGCGAGTCCAGCCGGCGGCGGCACGTCGATCAGAGCGAAGCTCAGGTTGTCGACGTGGTTGCCGGTGAGAACGTTCGGCGACACCGGTGAGCACGTGTTCGCGTCGTGCGAGAAAGTGAAGCAGCGCGACAGGAACTGGAAGTAGACACGAATCGAGTCCGGAATGCCGTTGGCGTTGGTCGAAAGGATCAGACCACCGGTCTTCGGCGAGAAGGCCGTGGTGAGGCACGCGTTCACCGACTGGAAGAAGATCGTCAGCGCGTGGCGAGTCTCACCCCAGACCGTCAGACCGTTCCTCTGGCGGGCCGGATAGGCCTGCATACCGATCGAGAAGAAGTTGCCGTTCACGTTCCCGCGGAACCCTGGGCTGTGGTAGTCCCACGCCAGGATCCAGTCGGTCGCGTCGGCAATCTCAGAGTCGATACCCTGGCCGTTGTAGTCCCCCGGGCCATTCGACTTGAGATTGATGGTCGGCGAAGCCACCCAACGAGCGCGGTCCTGAGACGGACCACCGAACAGACCGCCTGGCTTCTCCTGGTTGTCGTGGTCGCCGCCGGTCAGCACGTTGCTGATCATGTTGCACTGCCGGTTGGCAGCGGAAGGATCAGCGAAGTTCGGCGTGCTGCACGGGTCGTTCCAAGGAGCCGCCTGGCTGCCGAGGCTCGGGTCGACGCTGTGCACGTGGGCGTAGATGCCCGGCGGCTTGCCCGTGGACTTCCAGGCGAGCGTCGCCGGCGTCCCCGTGCTGTTGTCGACGGAGTTGGCGTTCTCGAAATCACCGAAGTCGACGAGGTTGCCGCCGCCCTGGGTGATGTTGACGTTGTCGATGATGGCCGCGCCGCGGGTGCCCGACGTGAAGCCGGCGGCTGCGCCGTAGTCTTCGTCGTCGTTGCCGCGGTTGGTCTTGACGCGGAACACGACACGCACCGTGCTCCCCGCCGCGCCGGCGCCGATCGCCGTGAGCTGCGCGTTCGTGATGTTCACGTTCGCGTGCGCCGGGGTGATCGTGCCGTCCGCCGCCATGGTGCCGGTCACGCCGGCCACGGAGGCGATCTGGATCATCTGGGTCAGGCCGCCGGAGTTGTCCAGACGGAGGACCTCGGAGAACCAGCGACGCTGCGGGTCATAGACCGGAGCGATCGAAAGGTCCGCGAACCGGCAGTTGGCATCGTCCACCGGACGACCGATGTACACCATGAAGGAGTCCACCGGACCGCCTTGCGTCGCTTCCGCGTCGGTCGCGCTGATGAAGTTGCCGTCGTTGGCCGCGACGGTCTTCGTCGGGTCCTTGTAGAAGTAGCCGATGCGCTGCTGGGCCGTTCCACCACGGACGCGCGACATGGCGGTCGCGTAGTCGAACTGCACGTTCACCGTACCGGTGTTCGGCAGGACGATGTCCTGGTAGAG
The Candidatus Eisenbacteria bacterium genome window above contains:
- a CDS encoding FlgD immunoglobulin-like domain containing protein; this encodes MRKPYQLIFALLGVLMFALPAADVLADIEEMTNGMPEYRQFVSKASRLRTSDVNDPDTVWIGHIGDATWRPRDKNGNVLGNASIQTGGYGPYRVGRGDYRPGIGPGTHYNGVWDFDHFGAATPAQGSFPARPAEDDSLMGWWPLARPFQSGDAVNVNDRVRPFYGLDYGNFGNYVINQGSPKRTFGVTGYWHRDVGNNIPGLADTGAVVPGPDVEWKPIGGGASAWCGLRGQGDMTHVDPITGNAFNQTIVSYRGNNSYFQQGSQSITGTDQNFPGYGSQWDQMLYQDIVLPNTGTVNVQFDYATAMSRVRGGTAQQRIGYFYKDPTKTVAANDGNFISATDAEATQGGPVDSFMVYIGRPVDDANCRFADLSIAPVYDPQRRWFSEVLRLDNSGGLTQMIQIASVAGVTGTMAADGTITPAHANVNITNAQLTAIGAGAAGSTVRVVFRVKTNRGNDDEDYGAAAGFTSGTRGAAIIDNVNITQGGGNLVDFGDFENANSVDNSTGTPATLAWKSTGKPPGIYAHVHSVDPSLGSQAAPWNDPCSTPNFADPSAANRQCNMISNVLTGGDHDNQEKPGGLFGGPSQDRARWVASPTINLKSNGPGDYNGQGIDSEIADATDWILAWDYHSPGFRGNVNGNFFSIGMQAYPARQRNGLTVWGETRHALTIFFQSVNACLTTAFSPKTGGLILSTNANGIPDSIRVYFQFLSRCFTFSHDANTCSPVSPNVLTGNHVDNLSFALIDVPPPAGLAVSPWYKYSDAFPATSTTNFTSTNFDTCAAHVKSGFNAHVANIGLTRPSIQGDSCWVQTGVVPNIRVDLVFRILPGVGNYVTIGNRNSGIRRIPTSTAAATVADPGNGALTATQKFFGAYMANNGAFGTGGNGVSGPGHLNGNNWDPNKWNSARMDTLESNLFPCLNLGTNLPVLDAGQWVSNYHELDPKYTVLGQAKNRCFVVDPSLGRGTGCASTSSAATCNMICGATSFSAYPPLWTSDLTSGVSPSENGLPPGRTYEYTKIIPDGLLTPGAHVQYFFRRSPGASAPVDYLPDTNFVFNAFADAARWYHFSVLPDRWKDAAWGVGGVGMACMLVDDVHDRTFDEFFFVSVADSIGLTNANKRGAHNGWRARGDQGVILNADDGSIGSDDSIARRDNGGQPGSYWDLWNTTAGESQTTGAAWLSNRSAFQPLAGELITGKGARTGPTGDMLRNWYRTMVFLTGSITTSFFGRIPNRTDDDMAMLNDFAAIPTGTAKPRSVFVIGAGFCEDLSNPGGPTGGAGFLSAYFGASLRSPVYRTFSSNPKQVANYDPVSGSALDVAGAGFGLSGMKFGLSDGCGLENDVLNVNAAVPTAAAQVLHENVGASGPYVASVYAPNAGAREHISYLDGSRIQRIGGIITYSATSGAPILPVSNAGLRAYIFKALTIVAGGFCGPQGAPVGVGDGNENGNGSAFLSYMNLKSSNPMHSGQARIAFGLSKADKVNIKIYDVTGRVVKTLADRNFTAGVEHVVVWDGTSDAGAKVKSGVYFYQLKTSSWTSQKKLAVLAN